One window of Acanthochromis polyacanthus isolate Apoly-LR-REF ecotype Palm Island chromosome 19, KAUST_Apoly_ChrSc, whole genome shotgun sequence genomic DNA carries:
- the LOC110961777 gene encoding rho GTPase-activating protein 23-like isoform X2 translates to MCVRYTDSTCSYKVRGAMLRVPSVAPAPSGHEWQFQCSVGVDCSDVEPRCIWLAVLRGVSPLASPRPTPIASPRRRGSRRVIQRHRLTWAKGRRDGMVSPNENRRRPLSSGEVEGVSWQGPRTIFLQKNSQGFGFTLRHFIVYPPESSLHTVKDEENGNTMGKGCQWSRLEPMDTIFVKSVKENGPAHQAGLCTGDRLVKVNGESILGKTYSQVIALIQNSENILELSIMPKDEDVLQLAYSQDAYLKGNEPYTGEAQNLPVPPLLCYTSTKPSSAASQPSHNLHSPLDNWQCRPGTATLPLDNSPSAASTPASGWSGGRYDDSSGHFVPSGRYRGRSSSAISALDFHFANHNAAIASATLPRKSSLPASARAHTDALCQQALSDWYYSQAEAAERMSPRHRSISQDRLAELGLALGPGPAAVSTTSAEHHRRETLLYHHQAAAASHDSYWLGGWGGVSGPGSRSCSESLLAAYAEYEHNYDRSVETLAQASALVSPRYEHTSQSSQTTKYSEQKDQKASGGHQHQTTVTSPIRTSSTVPPSGRQPGQQVAEPQTRRVKEDELVGYKSYSPSFSRKAGHLLQQAHSFREPSYSGPHLNWSLGGRSSPVDNDGVLAPRPQSTPAMSTSEEERVGEDREVVSPVSLYQEVVLRQKPAAGRRAALQSLRHYSTPVDSPEPPGLIPSPGTPSPISGTGHSRRANGSLAQHALDSLSSIPFIDEPTSPNIDHQACYVPACSVVSSSQAAIMATLTSTFVSPTLSSISPFVRLRSQDCSSIKGRRSSYLLAITTERSKSCDEGLNTFREEGRVFSKLPKRVKSFFTDGSLESLRVQEEARSKRHSTSELGTITLSDIHKEGWLHYKQILTEKGKKVGGGMRPWKRAFSVLRSHSLFLYKDKREAVLHGAGAGPSQDEHPPISIRGCLIDIAYSETKRKHTLRLTTQDFCEYLLQAEDRDDMLAWIRVIRENSKTDNEEIGFSKQALINKKLNDYRKHSLTGNKLDSSPKAHRMMPPFLLAKTDNTSVNRASRSDDNKALWGINIMKKAKKTGSPKAFGVRLEDCQPAVNHKFVPLIVEMCCGVVETLGLEYTGIYRVPGNNAMVSNLQEHLNKGMDINTAEERWQDLNVISSLLKSFFRKLPEPLFTDDKYNDFIDANRIEDAEDRLKTMKKLIHDLPDHYYHTLQFLVGHLKKVADHSEKNKMEPRNLALVFGPTLVRTSEDNMTDMVTHMPDRYKIVETLILHYDWFFSDGELDKEDKAPEDKRDMQPVPNIDHLLSNIGRPGMPCEASESTTSDSLKSKLSLSSKKDLNAKDFLPKSIISAVTRKRKKGPNTNQPGSSADEDSEHEPVKASNYGGKEMGGEEQEDRQEQEAVKAEHIIPLKESQNGVKAQNTTEGKDPLTEGEEVEEDLRKKTSSDAQSLQRQRTNLPALRPNSFLYSHHQVHGTFPRPPPATNPPSHLRTHSPASGRPTVPFWISPSRPPNLGRGSSCTPDWNQLAPVRYRKTRGGRPRAVSMNLELELGRREDRVREWRTDKVEVIWVTEGTSSLCRHVGMPQGTTVGSRSVQHMGPLPQLAQGSPPLASSSLGWVDQSSPGSLTVVMRRSATEVRDNTRAWRRHTVVV, encoded by the exons atgtgtgttcgCTACACAGACAGTACATGTTCATACAAGGTACGAGGTGCTATGCTGAGAGTACCAAGTGTTGCACCAGCTCCATCAGGCCACGAGTGGCAGTTTCAGTGTTCTGTCGGAGTGGACTGTAGCGACGTCGAACCTCGGTGTATTTGGCTGGCAGTTTTAAGGGGTGTTTCTCCTCTTGCATCCCCTCGCCCAACTCCCATTGCATCACCAAGAAGACGGGGCTCCCGGAGGGTCATACAGCGCCATCGGTTGACCTGG GCTAAAGGGCGGAGAGATGGCATGGTGTCGCCCAATGAGAACAGGCGCCGGCCGCTGTCATCGGGTGAGGTGGAGGGCGTGTCATGGCAGGGCCCACGAACCATTTTTCTCCAGAAGAATTCACAGGGATTCGGCTTCACTCTGCGCCACTTTATCGTCTACCCACCAGAGTCCTCTCTCCACACCGTCAAG GATGAAGAGAATGGCAACACAATGGGAAAAG GTTGTCAGTGGTCTCGCTTGGAGCCAATGGACACCATCTTTGTGAAGAGTGTCAAAGAAAATGGCCCCGCCCACCAAGCCGGACTGTGCACAG GGGACAGACTGGTGAAGGTAAACGGGGAGAGCATTCTGGGAAAAACCTACTCTCAGGTGATCGCCCTCATCCAAAACAG TGAAAACATTCTGGAGCTCTCTATTATGCCAAAAGATGAGGATGTGTTGCAGTTG gCATACTCCCAGGATGCCTACCTGAAAGGCAATGAGCCATACACAGGTGAGGCTCAGAACCTACCTGTGCCACCGCTTCTCTGTTACACCTCTACCAAGCCCAGCTCTGCCGCCTCACAGCCAAGCCACAACCTCCACAGCCCCCTGGACAACTGGCAGTGTCGGCCTGGAACCGCCACTTTGCCACTGGACAACAGCccctctgctgcttccactCCTGCCTCCGGCTGGTCCGGAGGCAGATACGATGATTCCAGTGGTCACTTTGTCCCATCAGGGCGGTACCGTGGGCGATCCTCATCAGCCATCAGCGCACTTGACTTTCACTTTGCTAACCACAACGCTGCCATCGCCTCTGCAACTCTGCCACGAAAGAGCAGCCTGCCAGCTTCTGCACGTGCACACACCGATGCCCTCTGCCAGCAGGCTCTGTCAGACTGGTACTACAGCCAGGCTGAAGCTGCAGAGCGCATGTCCCCCCGCCATCGCAGTATATCTCAGGATCGCTTAGCAGAGCTGGGTTTGGCACTGGGTCCTGGGCCTGCAGCTGTCTCTACCACTTCTGCAGAGCATCATAGGAGAGAAACCCTCCTGTACCACCACCAGGCAGCTGCTGCTTCCCATGATTCTTATTGGCTTGGCGGCTGGGGTGGTGTATCAGGACCAGGAAGCAGGTCGTGCTCAGAAAGTCTGCTGGCAGCCTATGCTGAATATGAGCACAACTATGATcgttctgtggaaacactggcGCAAGCCTCTGCTCTGGTCTCACCGCGCTACGAACACACTTCACAAAGCtcccaaacaacaaaatacagtgAGCAGAAAGACCAGAAAGCCTCAGGAGGACACCAGCACCAAACCACAGTGACATCCCCCATCAGAACCTCCTCCACAGTGCCTCCCAGTGGCAGGCAGCCAGGTCAGCAGGTAGCAGAGCCCCAAACAAGGCGAGTAAAAGAGGACGAGCTGGTGGGCTACAAAAGCTATAGCCCTTCTTTCTCCCGCAAAGCTGGCCACCTTCTTCAGCAAGCCCACTCCTTCAGAGAACCCAGCTACAGCGGCCCTCACCTCAACTGGAGCCTTGGTGGCAGAAGCAGCCCGGTGGACAATGATGGGGTGTTGGCGCCCCGACCCCAGTCCACACCAGCCATGTCCACgtcagaggaggagagagtgGGAGAAGACAGAGAGGTCGTCTCCCCTGTATCACTTTATCAGGAGGTGGTCCTCAGGCAGAAGCCCGCTGCAGGCCGCCGAGCCGCCCTTCAGAGTCTGCGACACTACAGCACACCCGTTGACTCACCGGAGCCACCTGGTTTGATACCTTCACCTGGGACCCCCTCCCCTATCTCTGGCACTGGACACAGCCGCAGGGCCAATGGTAGCCTGGCACAGCATGCACTTGACTCCCTGTCCTCTATTCCCTTCATAG ATGAGCCTACCAGTCCTAATATTGACCATCAGGCCTGCTATGTACCAGCCTGCTCTGTGGTGTCCAGCTCCCAGGCCGCCATTATGGCCACTCTCACTTCCACCTTTGTCTCCCCCAccctctcctccatctctccctTTGTTCGACTTCGTTCGCAGGATTGCA GCAGCATTAAGGGCCGCCGCTCCTCTTACTTGCTGGCCATCACCACTGAGAGATCGAAGTCCTGTGATGAGGGGCTCAACACGTTCAGGGAAGAAGGTCGTGTCTTCTC CAAACTACCAAAAAGAGTGAAGAGCTTTTTTACTGATGGG TCTCTGGAGAGCTTGCGAGTCCAGGAGGAGGCCCGGTCAAAACGCCACTCCACCTCAGAGCTGGGCACCATCACCCTCAGTGACATACATAAGGAGGGCTGGCTGCACTACAAACAGATCCTCACAGAGAAGGGAAAG AAAGTTGGTGGTGGCATGCGACCGTGGAAACGCGCCTTCTCAGTGCTCCGCTCACACTCGCTGTTCCTCTACAAAGACAAGAGAGAGGCTGTGCTTCATGGAGCGGGGGCAGGACCCAGCCAGGACGAGCATCCCCCGATCAGCATCCGCGGCTGCCTGATCGACATCGCCTACAGCGAAACCAAGCGCAAGCATACCCTGAGGCTGACCACGCAGGACTTCTGCGAGTACCTGCTGCAGGCCGAGGACAGGGACGACATGTTGGCCTGGATTCGAGTCATCAGGGAGAACAGCAAGACAGACAACGAG GAGATTGGTTTTTCAAAACAAGCTCTCATCAACAAGAAACTGAATGACTACAGAAAGCACAG TCTGACAGGTAACAAGCTGGACTCCTCTCCCAAAGCTCATCGTATGATGCCTCCCTTCCTCCTGGCTAAAACTGACAACACCTCGGTGAACCGAGCCTCCAGATCTG ATGACAACAAGGCACTCTGGGGCATCAACATCATGAAGAAGGCCAAGAAGACAGGCAGTCCGAAGGCTTTTGGTGTGCGACTGGAGGACTGTCAGCCAGCTGTCAACCATAAG TTTGTACCTCTGATCGTGGAGATGTGCTGTGGCGTTGTCGAGACGCTGGGTCTAGAGTACACTGGCATCTACCGCGTACCAGGGAACAATGCCATGGTGTCCAATCTGCAGGAGCATCTCAACAAGGGCATGGACATTAACACTGCTGAGGAG AGATGGCAGGACCTGAATGTAATCAGCAGCCTGCTTAAATCATTTTTCCGAAAACTGCCGGAGCCTCTGTTTACTGATG ACAAATACAACGACTTCATTGATGCTAACCGAATAGAAGATGCAGAGGACAGACTGAAGACCATGAAGAAACTG ATCCATGACCTCCCAGATCACTATTATCACACCCTCCAGTTCCTGGTGGGCCATCTGAAGAAGGTGGCAGATCACTCTGAAAAGAACAAG ATGGAACCAAGAAACCTAGCTCTGGTGTTTGGACCCACTCTGGTGAGGACGTCAGAGGACAATATGACGGACATGGTCACTCACATGCCCGATCGCTACAAAATAGTGGAGACACTTATCCTGCAT TATGACTGGTTCTTCAGTGATGGAGAACTGGATAAGGAAGACAAG GCCCCAGAGGATAAGCGGGACATGCAACCTGTGCCGAATATTGACCATCTGCTGTCCAACATCGGCAGGCCAGGCATGCCATGCGAGGCATCAG AATCCACCACCAGCGATTCACTTAAATCAAAG CTTTCTTTGAGCTCCAAAAAAGACCTGAATGCCAAGGACTTCCTACCCAAGTCCATCATCTCTGCAGTGACCCGCAAACGCAAAAAAGGCCCCAATACTAACCAGCCGGGAAGCAGCGCTGATGAGGACTCCGAGCATGAACCAGTCAAAGCTAGCAACTACGGAGGAAAAGAAATGGGAGGGGAGGAACAAGAGGATCGACAAGAGCAAGAGGCAGTCAAGGCGGAACATATCATTCCTCTCAAAGAAAGCCAAAATGGGGTAAAAGCTCAAAACACCACAGAGGGAAAGGATCCactgacagaaggagaagaggttGAAGAGGACTTGAGGAAGAAAACTAGCAGTGATGCACAAAGTTTGCAAAGACAGAGAACCAACTTACCGGCGCTTCGTCCAAACAGCTTTCTCTACTCACATCACCAAGTCCACGGCACATTCCCTAGACCACCACCTGCGACTAATCCTCCTTCCCATTTGAGAACTCACAGTCCAGCCAGTGGACGTCCCACTGTCCCCTTCTGGATCTCCCCCTCCAGGCCACCCAATCTTGGACGTGGTTCTAGCTGCACGCCAGACTGGAACCAGTTAGCGCCAGTTCGCTACAGGAAGACCAGAGGTGGAAGGCCGAGGGCTGTGTCCATGAATCTGGAGCTTGAGCTGGGCAGGAGGGAAGACAGAGTCAGAGAATGGAGAACAGACAAGGTGGAAGTGATCTGGGTCACTGAGGGAACATCGAGTCTGTGCAGACATGTTGGGATGCCTCAGGGAACAACTGTAGGCTCCAGGTCAGTTCAGCATATGGGTCCGCTCCCTCAGCTTGCCCAGGGGTCTCCCCCTCTTGCCTCTTCTTCCTTGGGATGGGTCGATCAAAGCTCCCCCGGTTCTTTGACTGTGGTCATGAGGAGATCAGCCACAGAAGTGCGGGACAACACCAGAGCGTGGCGTCGTCACACAGTGGTAGTTTAA
- the LOC110961777 gene encoding rho GTPase-activating protein 23-like isoform X3, with product MCVRYTDSTCSYKVRGAMLRVPSVAPAPSGHEWQFQCSVGVDCSDVEPRCIWLAVLRGVSPLASPRPTPIASPRRRGSRRVIQRHRLTWAKGRRDGMVSPNENRRRPLSSGEVEGVSWQGPRTIFLQKNSQGFGFTLRHFIVYPPESSLHTVKDEENGNTMGKGCQWSRLEPMDTIFVKSVKENGPAHQAGLCTGDRLVKVNGESILGKTYSQVIALIQNSENILELSIMPKDEDVLQLVSAYSQDAYLKGNEPYTGEAQNLPVPPLLCYTSTKPSSAASQPSHNLHSPLDNWQCRPGTATLPLDNSPSAASTPASGWSGGRYDDSSGHFVPSGRYRGRSSSAISALDFHFANHNAAIASATLPRKSSLPASARAHTDALCQQALSDWYYSQAEAAERMSPRHRSISQDRLAELGLALGPGPAAVSTTSAEHHRRETLLYHHQAAAASHDSYWLGGWGGVSGPGSRSCSESLLAAYAEYEHNYDRSVETLAQASALVSPRYEHTSQSSQTTKYSEQKDQKASGGHQHQTTVTSPIRTSSTVPPSGRQPGQQVAEPQTRRVKEDELVGYKSYSPSFSRKAGHLLQQAHSFREPSYSGPHLNWSLGGRSSPVDNDGVLAPRPQSTPAMSTSEEERVGEDREVVSPVSLYQEVVLRQKPAAGRRAALQSLRHYSTPVDSPEPPGLIPSPGTPSPISGTGHSRRANGSLAQHALDSLSSIPFIGSIKGRRSSYLLAITTERSKSCDEGLNTFREEGRVFSKLPKRVKSFFTDGSLESLRVQEEARSKRHSTSELGTITLSDIHKEGWLHYKQILTEKGKKVGGGMRPWKRAFSVLRSHSLFLYKDKREAVLHGAGAGPSQDEHPPISIRGCLIDIAYSETKRKHTLRLTTQDFCEYLLQAEDRDDMLAWIRVIRENSKTDNEEIGFSKQALINKKLNDYRKHSLTGNKLDSSPKAHRMMPPFLLAKTDNTSVNRASRSDDNKALWGINIMKKAKKTGSPKAFGVRLEDCQPAVNHKFVPLIVEMCCGVVETLGLEYTGIYRVPGNNAMVSNLQEHLNKGMDINTAEERWQDLNVISSLLKSFFRKLPEPLFTDDKYNDFIDANRIEDAEDRLKTMKKLIHDLPDHYYHTLQFLVGHLKKVADHSEKNKMEPRNLALVFGPTLVRTSEDNMTDMVTHMPDRYKIVETLILHYDWFFSDGELDKEDKAPEDKRDMQPVPNIDHLLSNIGRPGMPCEASESTTSDSLKSKLSLSSKKDLNAKDFLPKSIISAVTRKRKKGPNTNQPGSSADEDSEHEPVKASNYGGKEMGGEEQEDRQEQEAVKAEHIIPLKESQNGVKAQNTTEGKDPLTEGEEVEEDLRKKTSSDAQSLQRQRTNLPALRPNSFLYSHHQVHGTFPRPPPATNPPSHLRTHSPASGRPTVPFWISPSRPPNLGRGSSCTPDWNQLAPVRYRKTRGGRPRAVSMNLELELGRREDRVREWRTDKVEVIWVTEGTSSLCRHVGMPQGTTVGSRSVQHMGPLPQLAQGSPPLASSSLGWVDQSSPGSLTVVMRRSATEVRDNTRAWRRHTVVV from the exons atgtgtgttcgCTACACAGACAGTACATGTTCATACAAGGTACGAGGTGCTATGCTGAGAGTACCAAGTGTTGCACCAGCTCCATCAGGCCACGAGTGGCAGTTTCAGTGTTCTGTCGGAGTGGACTGTAGCGACGTCGAACCTCGGTGTATTTGGCTGGCAGTTTTAAGGGGTGTTTCTCCTCTTGCATCCCCTCGCCCAACTCCCATTGCATCACCAAGAAGACGGGGCTCCCGGAGGGTCATACAGCGCCATCGGTTGACCTGG GCTAAAGGGCGGAGAGATGGCATGGTGTCGCCCAATGAGAACAGGCGCCGGCCGCTGTCATCGGGTGAGGTGGAGGGCGTGTCATGGCAGGGCCCACGAACCATTTTTCTCCAGAAGAATTCACAGGGATTCGGCTTCACTCTGCGCCACTTTATCGTCTACCCACCAGAGTCCTCTCTCCACACCGTCAAG GATGAAGAGAATGGCAACACAATGGGAAAAG GTTGTCAGTGGTCTCGCTTGGAGCCAATGGACACCATCTTTGTGAAGAGTGTCAAAGAAAATGGCCCCGCCCACCAAGCCGGACTGTGCACAG GGGACAGACTGGTGAAGGTAAACGGGGAGAGCATTCTGGGAAAAACCTACTCTCAGGTGATCGCCCTCATCCAAAACAG TGAAAACATTCTGGAGCTCTCTATTATGCCAAAAGATGAGGATGTGTTGCAGTTGGTAAGT gCATACTCCCAGGATGCCTACCTGAAAGGCAATGAGCCATACACAGGTGAGGCTCAGAACCTACCTGTGCCACCGCTTCTCTGTTACACCTCTACCAAGCCCAGCTCTGCCGCCTCACAGCCAAGCCACAACCTCCACAGCCCCCTGGACAACTGGCAGTGTCGGCCTGGAACCGCCACTTTGCCACTGGACAACAGCccctctgctgcttccactCCTGCCTCCGGCTGGTCCGGAGGCAGATACGATGATTCCAGTGGTCACTTTGTCCCATCAGGGCGGTACCGTGGGCGATCCTCATCAGCCATCAGCGCACTTGACTTTCACTTTGCTAACCACAACGCTGCCATCGCCTCTGCAACTCTGCCACGAAAGAGCAGCCTGCCAGCTTCTGCACGTGCACACACCGATGCCCTCTGCCAGCAGGCTCTGTCAGACTGGTACTACAGCCAGGCTGAAGCTGCAGAGCGCATGTCCCCCCGCCATCGCAGTATATCTCAGGATCGCTTAGCAGAGCTGGGTTTGGCACTGGGTCCTGGGCCTGCAGCTGTCTCTACCACTTCTGCAGAGCATCATAGGAGAGAAACCCTCCTGTACCACCACCAGGCAGCTGCTGCTTCCCATGATTCTTATTGGCTTGGCGGCTGGGGTGGTGTATCAGGACCAGGAAGCAGGTCGTGCTCAGAAAGTCTGCTGGCAGCCTATGCTGAATATGAGCACAACTATGATcgttctgtggaaacactggcGCAAGCCTCTGCTCTGGTCTCACCGCGCTACGAACACACTTCACAAAGCtcccaaacaacaaaatacagtgAGCAGAAAGACCAGAAAGCCTCAGGAGGACACCAGCACCAAACCACAGTGACATCCCCCATCAGAACCTCCTCCACAGTGCCTCCCAGTGGCAGGCAGCCAGGTCAGCAGGTAGCAGAGCCCCAAACAAGGCGAGTAAAAGAGGACGAGCTGGTGGGCTACAAAAGCTATAGCCCTTCTTTCTCCCGCAAAGCTGGCCACCTTCTTCAGCAAGCCCACTCCTTCAGAGAACCCAGCTACAGCGGCCCTCACCTCAACTGGAGCCTTGGTGGCAGAAGCAGCCCGGTGGACAATGATGGGGTGTTGGCGCCCCGACCCCAGTCCACACCAGCCATGTCCACgtcagaggaggagagagtgGGAGAAGACAGAGAGGTCGTCTCCCCTGTATCACTTTATCAGGAGGTGGTCCTCAGGCAGAAGCCCGCTGCAGGCCGCCGAGCCGCCCTTCAGAGTCTGCGACACTACAGCACACCCGTTGACTCACCGGAGCCACCTGGTTTGATACCTTCACCTGGGACCCCCTCCCCTATCTCTGGCACTGGACACAGCCGCAGGGCCAATGGTAGCCTGGCACAGCATGCACTTGACTCCCTGTCCTCTATTCCCTTCATAG GCAGCATTAAGGGCCGCCGCTCCTCTTACTTGCTGGCCATCACCACTGAGAGATCGAAGTCCTGTGATGAGGGGCTCAACACGTTCAGGGAAGAAGGTCGTGTCTTCTC CAAACTACCAAAAAGAGTGAAGAGCTTTTTTACTGATGGG TCTCTGGAGAGCTTGCGAGTCCAGGAGGAGGCCCGGTCAAAACGCCACTCCACCTCAGAGCTGGGCACCATCACCCTCAGTGACATACATAAGGAGGGCTGGCTGCACTACAAACAGATCCTCACAGAGAAGGGAAAG AAAGTTGGTGGTGGCATGCGACCGTGGAAACGCGCCTTCTCAGTGCTCCGCTCACACTCGCTGTTCCTCTACAAAGACAAGAGAGAGGCTGTGCTTCATGGAGCGGGGGCAGGACCCAGCCAGGACGAGCATCCCCCGATCAGCATCCGCGGCTGCCTGATCGACATCGCCTACAGCGAAACCAAGCGCAAGCATACCCTGAGGCTGACCACGCAGGACTTCTGCGAGTACCTGCTGCAGGCCGAGGACAGGGACGACATGTTGGCCTGGATTCGAGTCATCAGGGAGAACAGCAAGACAGACAACGAG GAGATTGGTTTTTCAAAACAAGCTCTCATCAACAAGAAACTGAATGACTACAGAAAGCACAG TCTGACAGGTAACAAGCTGGACTCCTCTCCCAAAGCTCATCGTATGATGCCTCCCTTCCTCCTGGCTAAAACTGACAACACCTCGGTGAACCGAGCCTCCAGATCTG ATGACAACAAGGCACTCTGGGGCATCAACATCATGAAGAAGGCCAAGAAGACAGGCAGTCCGAAGGCTTTTGGTGTGCGACTGGAGGACTGTCAGCCAGCTGTCAACCATAAG TTTGTACCTCTGATCGTGGAGATGTGCTGTGGCGTTGTCGAGACGCTGGGTCTAGAGTACACTGGCATCTACCGCGTACCAGGGAACAATGCCATGGTGTCCAATCTGCAGGAGCATCTCAACAAGGGCATGGACATTAACACTGCTGAGGAG AGATGGCAGGACCTGAATGTAATCAGCAGCCTGCTTAAATCATTTTTCCGAAAACTGCCGGAGCCTCTGTTTACTGATG ACAAATACAACGACTTCATTGATGCTAACCGAATAGAAGATGCAGAGGACAGACTGAAGACCATGAAGAAACTG ATCCATGACCTCCCAGATCACTATTATCACACCCTCCAGTTCCTGGTGGGCCATCTGAAGAAGGTGGCAGATCACTCTGAAAAGAACAAG ATGGAACCAAGAAACCTAGCTCTGGTGTTTGGACCCACTCTGGTGAGGACGTCAGAGGACAATATGACGGACATGGTCACTCACATGCCCGATCGCTACAAAATAGTGGAGACACTTATCCTGCAT TATGACTGGTTCTTCAGTGATGGAGAACTGGATAAGGAAGACAAG GCCCCAGAGGATAAGCGGGACATGCAACCTGTGCCGAATATTGACCATCTGCTGTCCAACATCGGCAGGCCAGGCATGCCATGCGAGGCATCAG AATCCACCACCAGCGATTCACTTAAATCAAAG CTTTCTTTGAGCTCCAAAAAAGACCTGAATGCCAAGGACTTCCTACCCAAGTCCATCATCTCTGCAGTGACCCGCAAACGCAAAAAAGGCCCCAATACTAACCAGCCGGGAAGCAGCGCTGATGAGGACTCCGAGCATGAACCAGTCAAAGCTAGCAACTACGGAGGAAAAGAAATGGGAGGGGAGGAACAAGAGGATCGACAAGAGCAAGAGGCAGTCAAGGCGGAACATATCATTCCTCTCAAAGAAAGCCAAAATGGGGTAAAAGCTCAAAACACCACAGAGGGAAAGGATCCactgacagaaggagaagaggttGAAGAGGACTTGAGGAAGAAAACTAGCAGTGATGCACAAAGTTTGCAAAGACAGAGAACCAACTTACCGGCGCTTCGTCCAAACAGCTTTCTCTACTCACATCACCAAGTCCACGGCACATTCCCTAGACCACCACCTGCGACTAATCCTCCTTCCCATTTGAGAACTCACAGTCCAGCCAGTGGACGTCCCACTGTCCCCTTCTGGATCTCCCCCTCCAGGCCACCCAATCTTGGACGTGGTTCTAGCTGCACGCCAGACTGGAACCAGTTAGCGCCAGTTCGCTACAGGAAGACCAGAGGTGGAAGGCCGAGGGCTGTGTCCATGAATCTGGAGCTTGAGCTGGGCAGGAGGGAAGACAGAGTCAGAGAATGGAGAACAGACAAGGTGGAAGTGATCTGGGTCACTGAGGGAACATCGAGTCTGTGCAGACATGTTGGGATGCCTCAGGGAACAACTGTAGGCTCCAGGTCAGTTCAGCATATGGGTCCGCTCCCTCAGCTTGCCCAGGGGTCTCCCCCTCTTGCCTCTTCTTCCTTGGGATGGGTCGATCAAAGCTCCCCCGGTTCTTTGACTGTGGTCATGAGGAGATCAGCCACAGAAGTGCGGGACAACACCAGAGCGTGGCGTCGTCACACAGTGGTAGTTTAA